Within the Thermoleophilia bacterium genome, the region TCTGAGAGGACATGAGTATGAATAAGAACGAAACCAGGCAGGTAGAAGCGATGCTCCAGGAAAACAGTGAAGGCGCACCGGAAGACTGGGATCGCATTCGTAGTGGTTTCACCAAGCGGGCCGCGAAGGAAGGCCTGATCGATGTCGCCTACGAGATCCACGAGTCTCCGTACGGACCGCTGGTGATCGGGGCGACCGGCGCCGGTCTTGTCCGGGTCGCGCTCTCGGTCGAGAACGAAGCCGCCGTGCTCGATGACCTGGCCCGTCGGATCTCCGGCCGGATCCTCAGGGCTGACCGCCCGCAGATCACCAAGGCGCGCGAGCAGCTCGACCAGTACTTCGACGGCAAACGGAAGAAGTTCAGGTTGAAGCTCGACTGGCAACTCGCCCACGGGTTCCGGCGGGAGGTCCTGGCCGTGACCAGTGCGATCCCCTACGGAAAGACCAGTAGCTATAGCGAGGTGGCGGTCGAGGCCGGCAGCCCGAAGGCGGTCAGGGCAGCCGGGTCGGCACTCGCGACCAACCCGCTCCCGATCGTCGTGCCCTGCCA harbors:
- a CDS encoding methylated-DNA--[protein]-cysteine S-methyltransferase — encoded protein: MSMNKNETRQVEAMLQENSEGAPEDWDRIRSGFTKRAAKEGLIDVAYEIHESPYGPLVIGATGAGLVRVALSVENEAAVLDDLARRISGRILRADRPQITKAREQLDQYFDGKRKKFRLKLDWQLAHGFRREVLAVTSAIPYGKTSSYSEVAVEAGSPKAVRAAGSALATNPLPIVVPCHRVLKSDGQVGSYLGGSSMKKELLEMEKARVSA